The following are from one region of the Coffea eugenioides isolate CCC68of chromosome 2, Ceug_1.0, whole genome shotgun sequence genome:
- the LOC113760065 gene encoding uncharacterized protein LOC113760065: MCEEIIYGPKDAVPLAFNNHEAIVIEVITRNYKVKKVCIDNGSAIDVLYYKAFKELQLEDKQLIAVQTPLIGFVGPLIRPEEMITLMVMVGVSPKCRTVPIYFAMVKNPSSYNMILGRPTLNALRAGKEKLVAQAAYLEPWELAEKKERLETDEGSLELPISKERPDRVLKTCSCLSELTRKALESLLAEYAEIFTWSADDMLKNLPELAVHKLHVNPSVRPVK, encoded by the exons ATGTGCGAAGAGATCATTTATGGGCCAAAAGACGCGGTACCCCTTGCTTTCAATAATCACGAGGCTATCGTGATAGAAGTTATAACGCGCAACTACAAAGTAAAGAAGGTGTGCATAGACAATGGGAGCGCCATTGACGTGCTATACTACAAAGCTTTTAAAGAGTTGCAACTGGAAGACAAGCAGTTAATCGCAGTCCAAACTCCCTTGATTGGTTTCGTAGGTCCACTGATTAGACCTGAGGAAATGATAACTCTTATGGTCATGGTAGGAGTGTCGCCGAAATGTCGAACTGTCCCAATATACTTCGCGATGGTGAAAAATCCGTCGTCGTATAATATGATCCTGGGACGGCCTACCCTGAATGCACTCCGAGCT GGCAAGGAGAAACTGGTAGCTCAAGCGGCCTACTTAGAACCTTGGGAGCTAgcagagaagaaagagagactGGAGACGGACGAGGGGTCGCTCGAACTACCGATCAGCAAAGAACGGCCAGATCGGGTGCTCAAGACCTGCTCATGCCTGAGCGAACTGACCAGGAAGGCGCTAGAATCCCTTCTGGCAGAATATGCAGAAATTTTCACCTGGAGTGCGGATGATATGCTCAAAAATTTGCCTGAACTAGCAGTTCACAAGCTACATGTAAACCCTAGTGTCCGACCTGTGAAGTAG
- the LOC113760063 gene encoding uncharacterized protein LOC113760063 — MNDKLTKPVDVLEIKAALFSMNPDKAPAIDGMPPNFFQKFWNIIKEDLVKAIQTFSHTGHLVKSVNHTIISLIPKVKNHTSLKQYRPISLCTTVYKIIAKVLANRLKQVLHHCISKNQSAFIPGRQILDNIMLSHEFIHYLNNKRLGKDGFMAVKLDMSKAYDRVEWRFLDAVMNKIGFNDRWRKCMSTVSYSFTINGEIREYVSPRRGIRQGDPLSPYLFLLCSKGLSSLLHTATEEKRIRGLKLSRHSPTVSHLFFAHDSLIFCKADPNNAMELRRILLVYEKGTGQMINLEKSSVLFSRNVVQQLQLVISQALGDIQILAKGRYLGLPMVVTRSKHQIFGYIKDNIQHRLQKWKNKLLSAAGKEVMLKAVALALPTYTMSCFKIPKRLCKDINSTMANYWWGEVPANASWIWKGLMGARKFMVEGIRRRIGNGKSTNIWDDYWIPNAHLGKDAEKILKIPISLGYREDCHYWIHGTNGIYTVGSAYRKLTQTKMHHNKKGGMEEASTSWSNQSHGLWTYLWKLKVKHKVKIFLWKCLSQAQPVRHLIASRTKQGDPICRGSEESETIEHVLLRCSYASQVWRLAPIQWDVTLDQQSCFNRWWTMVTAAKARREGNDHLSLTANILWLLWKSRNAREFNAKQRQPWKTVQKAHEEWANSQLGIGITCAGNFQHQCQGWALHERSAGHQLIDGLEAVKLLLSKAAVHQFENIEVQLDNKQVFHLIQNAKTQDMRLTTLLEDILTLKALFQMCSFCLVDGDNNHLSNRISAYALNISQDEEFEIP, encoded by the exons ATGAATGATAAACTTACGAAACCTGTTGATGTGTTAGAAATTAAAGCAGCCCTTTTCTCTATGAATCCTGATAAAGCTCCTGCTATAGATGGGATGCCtcctaatttttttcaaaagttttggaaCATTATTAAAGAAGATCTGGTCAAGGCTATTCAAACTTTTTCTCATACTGGGCATCTTGTTAAGTCAGTCAATCATACAATCATCTCCCTCATTCCCAAAGTCAAAAATCATACATCCCTTAAGCAGTACCGACCCATCAGCCTCTGCACTACTGTTTACAAGATCATAGCCAAAGTCCTTGCTAATAGACTCAAGCAGGTTCTTCATCACTGCATTAGTAAGAATCAGTCAGCCTTCATCCCCGGAAGGCAAATTCTTGATAATATCATGCTCTCTCATGAGTTCATTCATTATCTTAATAACAAAAGGCTAGGCAAAGATGGTTTTATGGCTGTGAAATTAGACATGTCTAAGGCTTACGACAGAGTTGAATGGAGGTTTTTGGATGCTGTGATGAACAAAATAGGATTCAATGACCGATGGAGGAAGTGTATGTCAACAGTCAGTTACTCTTTCACGATTAATGGGGAAATCAGAGAATATGTGTCCCCCCGGAGAGGAATTAGGCAGGGTGATCCGTTGTCACCATATTTGTTCCTCTTATGCTCAAAAGGACTCTCTAGTCTACTCCACACAGCTACTGAGGAAAAAAGGATAAGGGGTCTAAAACTCAGTAGACATAGTCCTACGGTGTCCCATTTATTTTTTGCTCATGATTCGTTGATATTTTGCAAAGCCGACCCAAACAATGCCATGGAACTCAGAAGGATTCTCCTGGTGTATGAGAAGGGTACTGGACAGATGATTAACTTGGAGAAGTCATCGGTTCTCTTTAGTAGAAATGTGGTCCAACAATTACAATTGGTTATTTCGCAAGCTCTGGGAGACATTCAGATACTTGCTAAAGGGAGATATTTGGGGCTTCCAATGGTAGTTACTCGATCCAAACACCAGATATTTGGGTACATCAAGGACAACATTCAACACAGGTTACAAAAGTGGAAAAATAAGCTGTTAAGTGCGGCTGGGAAAGAGGTAATGCTTAAGGCAGTAGCTCTAGCCCTGCCAACATACACTATGTCATGTTTCAAGATTCCTAAAAGGCTGTGTAAGGATATAAACTCCACAATGGCAAATTATTGGTGGGGAGAG GTTCCTGCAAATGCCTCATGGATCTGGAAAGGATTGATGGGGGCAAGGAAGTTTATGGTGGAAGGAATTCGGAGAAGGATAGGGAATGGGAAAAGTACCAATATATGGGATGATTACTGGATTCCAAATGCTCATCTTGGCAAG GATGCtgaaaagattttgaaaatcCCCATCAGTTTAGGGTATAGAGAGGACTGTCACTACTGGATCCATGGAACTAATGGTATCTACACTGTGGGGTCAGCATACAGGAAGTTAACTCAGACAAAAATGCATCACAATAAGAAAGGTGGAATGGAGGAAGCTAGTACAAGCTGGAGCAACCAAAGCCACGGACTCTGGACGTATCTGTGGAAGCTCAAAGTTAAGCATAAAGTGAAGATCTTCCTTTGGAAATGCCTTAGCCAAGCTCAACCAGTAAGACATTTAATAGCCAGCAGGACAAAGCAAGGGGACCCAATCTGTAGAGGCAGTGAGGAGAGTGAAACAATTGAACATGTCTTACTCCGCTGCAGCTATGCCTCACAAGTCTGGAGGTTAGCACCCATCCAATGGGATGTAACTCTGGACCAACAAAGTTGCTTCAACAGGTGGTGGACCATGGTGACAGCAGCCAAAGCTCGAAGAGAAGGAAATGACCATCTATCATTAACAGCAAATATCCTCTGGCTGCTGTGGAAAAGCAGAAATGCAAGAGAGTTCAATGCTAAGCAGAGGCAGCCATGGAAAACGGTTCAGAAAGCTCACGAAGAGTG GGCCAATTCTCAACTTGGTATTGGGATCACATGCGCTGGGAATTTTCAACACCAGTGTCAAGGGTGGGCGCTACATGAGAGAAGTGCAGGACATCAGCTTATTGATGGATTAGAAGCTGTCAAATTATTACTCAGTAAAGCCGCTGTCCACCAGTTTGAAAATATTGAGGTGCAGTTGGACAATAAACAAGTCTTTCATCTCATTCAGAATGCCAAAACGCAGGACATGCGTCTCACAACGCTGCTCGAGGATATTCTTACTTTGAAGGCCTTGTTTCAAATGTGCTCTTTTTGCTTAGTTGATGGAGATAATAATCATTTGAGTAATAGGATTAGCGCTTATGCGTTGAATATCAGTCAAGATGAGGAATTTGAGATTCCTTAG
- the LOC113760064 gene encoding uncharacterized protein LOC113760064, which translates to MADELAEIMQNFDLSSTELQATSLGTEEIGGGIQECKISLIEKIMGEKASNYTGVKNFVTTAWGYPKQLRVVELGLNMFQFILPFESDRERILHGGPWILDNQMLVLNNWYEGIEDDERVFCLAPLWIQVWNLPVHWISKEAGKKIGSIFRHVRDVIIPQTGGKEGRHLKLLVMVNISKPLLRGTIVKVGDVTKWASDTKYGPLMGHVSGCRRMNLLAIV; encoded by the coding sequence ATGGCGGATGAACTTGCTGAGATCATGCAGAATTTCGATCTTTCTAGCACCGAACTTCAAGCAACTAGCTTGGGTACTGAGGAGATAGGGGGTGGAATCCAAGAGTGTAAAATCAGCTTGATAGAAAAGATAATGGGTGAGAAAGCTTCAAACTACACTGGGGTGAAGAACTTTGTAACCACTGCATGGGGATACCCAAAACAATTAAGAGTGGTGGAGTTAGGACTGAACATGTTCCAGTTTATCTTGCCTTTTGAAAGTGACAGAGAGCGGATCCTACATGGAGGGCCATGGATACTAGATAATCAAATGCTGGTTCTGAATAACTGGTATGAAGGGATAGAGGATGATGAAAGGGTATTTTGCTTGGCACCACTTTGGATTCAGGTTTGGAATTTACCGGTTCACTGGATTTCCAAAGAGGCAGGTAAGAAAATAGGCTCAATATTTCGTCACGTGAGAGATGTTATAATTCCCCAGACTGGGGGAAAGGAAGGCAGACATTTGAAGCTTCTCGTTATGGTCAACATAAGTAAACCTCTGCTACGAGGGACAATTGTAAAGGTGGGGGATGTTACTAAGTGGGCAagtgatacgaaatatgggccgcttatgggccatgtttcggGCTGTAGGAGAATGAATCTTTTAGCAatagtttag